GCGGGCTCCCGCTTGGGCAGGCCCGCCGCGGTGGAACCGCGCGGCGCGGGCGGCGTGGGCCGGGGCAGCGGTGCCGGTTCCCGGTCCTCGACGAGCTCGGCGCGGTCGGCGAACACGGTCTGCTCCGACGCGGTCGAGCCGGACGCGGCCGGGGCGCCGTCGGCGGGCGCGCCCGCGACCGGGTCCGCCATCAGCTCGACGCGGTCGGCGAACATCGTCTTCTCGGCGGCGGACTCCGGCGGGGCGGTGGCACCCAGGTCACCGCGCACCGGCGCCTCGGCGGCCTCGCCGCCCTGGAACCAGCGGGACAACACGTCCTCGTAGATCGGCAGGCGCTGGGTCGAGGCGTCGTCCTCCTCGACGACCGGCGCGGGCTTCACGGGGGCAGCCGCGGCGGCGGCGGGCGGGTAGGAGTAGTCGATCCGCTCACCGTCCGCGGGCGGCACCGTCTCGGCCACCGTGGCGGTGAACAGGTCGGTCGCCGGCGTCTGCTCGACCTCGAAGAACCCGTTGGGCTCGGCCTCGTGGGTGTGCACGACCGGCGGCACCGCGGCGGGCGGCGCGGGCGGGGCGTAGCCGTTGGGCGTGGCGTCCGGCGTCCACTTGGGCACGCCGGCCAGCACGCCGACCCCGCTGTCCTCCAGCTCCAGGTTGGCCGGGCGCGGCGGCAGCGCGGCCGGGGCGGGGCGCGCGGTCAGCGGCTCGGGACCGCGGTGCAGCAGGTCCACCGGCAGGACGACCTGCGCGGTGACGCCACCCTCTATGTCGTCGTTGTTGCTCAGGGTGACCCGGATGTTGTGGCGCTTGGCCAGCTGGCCGACCACGTAGAGGCCCATCTCGCGGGCCACCGACACGTCGACCTCGGGCGGGTCGGCGAGCTTGGTGTTGGCCTCGACGACGTCCTGCTCCTGCATGCCGACGCCGCGGTCGTGGATGCGGATGGACACCTCGCCGCGCCGGGTCTCTATGGCCCGCACGGTGACCTTGGTGGTGGGCTTGGAGAACGCGGTCGCGTTGTCCAGCAGCTCGGCGATGAGGTGCGCGAGGTCGTTGACCACGCGGCCCTGGATCTTCAGCTCCGGCGCGGGCGCGATCTGGATGCGCGCGTACTTCTCGACCTCCGACACCGCGGCGCCCAGCACCTCGGAGATCGGCACCGGCCGGGTGACGCGGCGGTTGACCGTGGTGCCGGAGAGCACCAGCAGGTTCTCGCTGTTGCGGCGCATCTGGGTGGCCAGGTGGTCCAGCTCGAACAGGCTGGCCAGCTGGTCGGGGTCCTGCTCGTCCTGCTCCAGCCGGTCGATGACGGTGATCTGCCGCTCGACCAGCGCCTGCGAGCGCCGGGACAGGTTGATGAACATGTCGTTGACGTTCGCGCGCAGCGCCACCTGCTCGACCGCGAGGCGGACGGCTTCGCGCTGCACGGCGTCGAACGCGCGCGCCACCTGGCCGACCTCTTCGGTGGTGTGGATCGGCACGGGCACCAGCGCCTCCTCCGCGGCCCGCTCGGGGTCGCGGTGCTGGCGGATGCGCTTGATGGCGTCGGGCAGCCGGTTGCGGGCCACGTCCAGGGCGGTGCGGCGCAGCACGCGCAGCGGCGTCAGCATGGAGCGGGCCACGAAGGCCATGAGGGCGAAGGCGATGACCAGCGCCACGGCCACCAGGGCCGCGTCGCGCCAGGCGGCGGCGCGGGCCTGCTCGGTCAGGTCGACCGCGGCGGCGTCGGCCTGGCGCTCGATGTTCTGCGCGACCGTGCGCAGCAGGGCGGCGGTCTCCTCGCCCAGCGTCAGCACCTGGTCGGGCTCGATGGTGATCCGGCTGCCCTCGGTCTGCTGCACCAGGGACAGCTGCACCAGCCGGTTGCGGCCGTCCACGGCGGGACCCGACACGGTGTCGGCCAGCAGCTGGCGGTTGTCCTGGCTCGCGGTGTTGGCGAAGTCGGTGAGCGCGGCGTCCAACCGGGACTGGGCCGCGCGCAGCGCGTTGGCCTGGCCGGGCGCGAACTCGCCGCGCTCCGCGGTGGACAGCAGGATCGCGTTCTGCTGCGACAGCTGCTCCTTCGCGCTGTAGAGCGCGAGGTTGGCACCCGAGAGCGGGGTGATCGTCTCGTTGCTCAGGCTGCTCGCGGTGGCGCGGTGGACCTGGGAGACCGCGGCGAGGATCTGGCCGTACGCGGTGTGGACGGAGACGTCGGGGTACCGGGTGTTGGTCACCGTGTTGCGCAGGGCGTTGAGGCCGTCCAGCGACTGCAGCGCGCGCTGGAACGAGCCGAGCACCGCGTCGTCGATGCCGGCGGTGGACGCGGCGACGTCCCGCAGCCTGCCGACCTCGACGTCGACCTTGCTCGACCGGGTGACCAGCTCGGCGGCGTTCTCCGCCCGCCCGCCCGCGACGAACCGCACGGCCGCGTCGCGTTCGAGCTGCAGCGCGTCGCCGACCGCGGCGGTCTGCGCGGAGAGCTGGAGCTCCCGCTGGACCTGGCCGAACAGCTCGACGTCGTCGAGCTGGGTGTTCAACCGCAGACCCGCGAGGGTCAACGTGCTCAGCGCGGGCACCAGGAGCACCACGGCGAGCTTGCTGCGCAGGCGCCAGTTCCGCAGGCGCCACCGGGACACGCCCCGGTCTGCGGCGGGCACGGCGCCTGTGCCGGGACCCGAGTCGGGTGGCCGCCCGTTCCCGGCGTCACCCGCGTCGAGTTGAATCCGCTCCGGAGCTTCCCCGGAGGCGTGGTCGTCGTGACCGCGCACCGTCAGCACACTCCCCAGCCCCCCAGCCAGTTAAACGACACTTCCCTGCAAACCCGGG
This portion of the Saccharothrix syringae genome encodes:
- a CDS encoding sensor histidine kinase — protein: MPAADRGVSRWRLRNWRLRSKLAVVLLVPALSTLTLAGLRLNTQLDDVELFGQVQRELQLSAQTAAVGDALQLERDAAVRFVAGGRAENAAELVTRSSKVDVEVGRLRDVAASTAGIDDAVLGSFQRALQSLDGLNALRNTVTNTRYPDVSVHTAYGQILAAVSQVHRATASSLSNETITPLSGANLALYSAKEQLSQQNAILLSTAERGEFAPGQANALRAAQSRLDAALTDFANTASQDNRQLLADTVSGPAVDGRNRLVQLSLVQQTEGSRITIEPDQVLTLGEETAALLRTVAQNIERQADAAAVDLTEQARAAAWRDAALVAVALVIAFALMAFVARSMLTPLRVLRRTALDVARNRLPDAIKRIRQHRDPERAAEEALVPVPIHTTEEVGQVARAFDAVQREAVRLAVEQVALRANVNDMFINLSRRSQALVERQITVIDRLEQDEQDPDQLASLFELDHLATQMRRNSENLLVLSGTTVNRRVTRPVPISEVLGAAVSEVEKYARIQIAPAPELKIQGRVVNDLAHLIAELLDNATAFSKPTTKVTVRAIETRRGEVSIRIHDRGVGMQEQDVVEANTKLADPPEVDVSVAREMGLYVVGQLAKRHNIRVTLSNNDDIEGGVTAQVVLPVDLLHRGPEPLTARPAPAALPPRPANLELEDSGVGVLAGVPKWTPDATPNGYAPPAPPAAVPPVVHTHEAEPNGFFEVEQTPATDLFTATVAETVPPADGERIDYSYPPAAAAAAPVKPAPVVEEDDASTQRLPIYEDVLSRWFQGGEAAEAPVRGDLGATAPPESAAEKTMFADRVELMADPVAGAPADGAPAASGSTASEQTVFADRAELVEDREPAPLPRPTPPAPRGSTAAGLPKREPAPSPIPSSGNGGWGSGDDGWSAANKLLKAPVDDTTTAGLPKRVPKARLVPGSLTAPSPRASAPAAGAPASPSTTGTMPSGLATAAPPRRSADRLRQRFATYQRGVQMARESGDDSGLPWEGLSFGNADNKEQK